Proteins encoded within one genomic window of Cucumis sativus cultivar 9930 chromosome 3, Cucumber_9930_V3, whole genome shotgun sequence:
- the LOC101203747 gene encoding uncharacterized protein LOC101203747, giving the protein MTSSTSVKKNFLPPGLVSNLEDVLRSRKGPGERGEESKDVNNASPHPSSSTSDANLEVSATQKPVILVTNSEGIDSPGLTYLVEGLVREGSYNVHVCAPQSDKSVSSHSVTLRETVAVSSAEINGATAYEVSGTPVDCVSLALSGALFSWSKPLLVISGINRGSSCGHQMFYSGVVAGAREALICGVPSISISLNWKKDQSQESDFKDAVSVCLPLINAAISDIEKGNFPKSCSLNIEIPTSPMTNKGFKSTKQSLWRSTLNWQAVSANRYPAGHFMSNQQSLGLQLAQLGRDASAAGAARRLTTQRQNMVEIESTGAVGKSDSERVKKFFRMEFLDKEQDHKDDDLDFPALENGFVAITPFSLTPNIDLDIQTAASDWISTALHQAQ; this is encoded by the exons ATGACTTCCTCTACTTCCGTCAAGAAAAACTTCTTGCCTCCTGGCCTTGTTTCCAATCTTGAAGATGTTCTTCGCAGCAGGAAAGGCCCTGGTGAACGAGGCGAAGAATCCAAGGATGTTAATAATGCATCGCCTCACCCTTCCTCTTCTACTTCTGATGCCAATCTTGAAGTTTCTGCAACTCAAAAGCCTGTTATTCTTGTTACTAACAGTGAAGGAATCGACTCTCCCGGCCTCACCTACCTCGTTGAAGGCCTTGTTCGTGAAGGTTCTTATAACGTCCACGTCTGCGCTCCCCAATC GGACAAATCAGTTTCGAGTCATTCTGTGACTCTTCGAGAAACTGTTGCTGTGAGTTCTGCTGAAATTAACGGTGCCACAGCTTATGAAGTTTCGG GAACACCTGTAGACTGTGTCTCTTTAGCATTGTCTGGAGCTCTTTTCTCCTGGTCGAAGCCTCTCCTG GTAATTAGTGGAATTAACCGGGGATCAAGCTGTGGTCATCAAAT GTTTTATTCAGGTGTCGTTGCTGGGGCAAGGGAGGCATTGATTTGTGGTGTACCATCTATATCAATATCTCTGAATTG GAAGAAGGATCAAAGCCAAGAAAGTGACTTCAAGGATGCTGTGTCGGTCTGTTTGCCCTTGATAAATGCAGCTATCAGTGATATAGAAAAGGGAAACTTCCCTAAAAGTTGCTCCCTCAACATTGAAATACCTACTTCTCCTATGACAAACAAG GGATTTAAATCAACAAAGCAAAGTCTGTGGAGGTCTACTCTAAATTGGCAGGCTGTTTCGGCCAACAGGTATCCTGCAGGACATTTTATGTCCAATCAGCAAAGTCTTGGTCTTCAGCTCGCGCAACTTGGTCGAGATGCCTCTGCTGCT gGAGCAGCTCGCCGCTTGACCACTCAACGGCAGAATATGGTGGAAATTGAATCAACTGGAGCAGTGGGAAAATCTGATTCTGAGCGGGTGAAGAAGTTCTTCCGAATGGAG TTTCTGGATAAGGAGCAGGATCACAAGGATGACGACTTGGATTTTCCAGCCCTCGAAAATGGATTT GTTGCAATAACCCCCTTTTCCCTCACCCCCAACATTGATTTGGACATCCAAACGGCTGCCTCTGATTGGATCTCCACCGCTCTTCATCAGGCGCAATAG